GATTGCTGGGTGGCGTTGCCGCCGCAGGCTGCCAGTACGGTTAATGCGGCGGGAAGGATCCATTGTTTCATGATTTCAGGTGTTTTTTGAATGATGAATATGATGAAAATTTTTTAAACGGGCTGTTTTCCTCTCTTCAGGACAAATTCGCTGTACAACAAATAGGCCCCGGTAACCACCACTTTTTCGCCCTCCGCCAAGCCTTCCGTGATTTCGACGGAGCGGTTGTTTTCCAGTCCTGTCCTCACTTTCCGCGGTGTGAAGGTATTCTTTGGCTTTTCGATCCAGATGTGCGCGGAGGCGCCGTCGCGGATGACGGCATCGATGGGTACCTGAAGGGATTCGCTGCGCGAAGCGACGGGCAGCAGCACGGTGGCGGCCATTCCTGGTTGCCAGCGCGCATCGGGGTTGGCGATGGAGCCGCGGAGCTGGAGGGTTTGCTTGCCGGTCTGGATCGCGGGGTAAACGAATTCAGCCTGCATGCGCAGGGGCTCGTTTTCCCACCCCGGGACCGTTACCTGCAACGTTTGGCCTTCTTTCAGCAAAGCGGCTTCGGAAGGATAAATATCTGCTTCCACCCACAACCGGCTGTAATCTTCCACCTGCAGTAGCGTTCCGCCTTCAGAAACGTATTGCCCTTCAGTGACCGACAATTCCGTTACCAGGCCGCCCTGTTCCGCATGATAGGTAACCAATGGCCGGGGCATGCCTTCCTTTTCCAGCTGCGCGATATCTGTAGTGTTTTGCCCGTAGCGTTCGAGCTTCGTTTTGGCGCCTTCGGCGATCTGCCGGAACCGCGCATCTTCCGGGAACCGTCGCGTTTGCGCGGCGGCCAGCAGGTATTCGGATTGCAGGGTGGCGAGGTTTTCGGAATAGATGGCGTACAGGGCTTGTCCTTTTTGAATACGGACGCCCGTTTCGCGGATATGCAATTTATCGATCCGCCCCGCGATCCGGGCGCTGATGATGCCCGTGCGCTGAGGATCGGGCATGAGCCGCGCGTTGAGGCTGCGCGTTTGCGTGAGCATGCCTGCGCCTGCGGTGGCGGTGGTGATGTTGGCGAGTTGCACCTGATTGTCCATCAGCTGGAGGGAGGCGCTGGTGCTGTTTTTATCGAACGGCACCAGGTCCATTGCGCAAATGGGGCAGGCGCCCGGCGAGTTCTGGATAACCTGCGGGTGCATGGGGCAGGTGAAAGTCTGCTGCGCGCCGGCTGTTTTTTCTGCCGTTTCCCCACATGCGGCGAGCAATACCGCTGGCGCTGCAGCCGCTACGGCGATGGACCTGAGAAAATGTCTTCTTTCCATATGTTTCGGTTATGGATGTGATGATGAAATGCTGGCC
Above is a genomic segment from Chitinophaga pollutisoli containing:
- a CDS encoding efflux RND transporter periplasmic adaptor subunit, which produces MERRHFLRSIAVAAAAPAVLLAACGETAEKTAGAQQTFTCPMHPQVIQNSPGACPICAMDLVPFDKNSTSASLQLMDNQVQLANITTATAGAGMLTQTRSLNARLMPDPQRTGIISARIAGRIDKLHIRETGVRIQKGQALYAIYSENLATLQSEYLLAAAQTRRFPEDARFRQIAEGAKTKLERYGQNTTDIAQLEKEGMPRPLVTYHAEQGGLVTELSVTEGQYVSEGGTLLQVEDYSRLWVEADIYPSEAALLKEGQTLQVTVPGWENEPLRMQAEFVYPAIQTGKQTLQLRGSIANPDARWQPGMAATVLLPVASRSESLQVPIDAVIRDGASAHIWIEKPKNTFTPRKVRTGLENNRSVEITEGLAEGEKVVVTGAYLLYSEFVLKRGKQPV